Below is a window of Vicugna pacos chromosome 20, VicPac4, whole genome shotgun sequence DNA.
ccaaaaaaagactaaattaaaaaaaaatttcagattcTAAAATACTCTGAACTTCTCAGACAAGTGCTGTGCTGCACGAGAACAATGAAAATCTTATCTaagcccctgctctgtgctggaGAACCACCAAAATCTACAGTTTCAGATCAGCAGCTTCGTGAAGCAAGCCAGAGTGATTTGCAGACAACACCTGATTTCTGATAAAGGGCATGTGGCCTACAAACACTCAGGCAATTCATAGCACTTTTTCTAGACAGAGGGTACGTGAGGTCAAATTCCACCTCCTTCCTGTCCATTATGTACCATTAGCAAGATGTCAGCTCAACGGTGGTCACCTGTACCGAATACCCTCCACGTCCGGCAGCGCTCTTCATGCTCCAGGTTGATCCTACCGTTCGATCTCCACATTCCCTGGTGGAGGAAACGGAGTCACAGCTAGTAAGCATCCTGGAACCGAGTTATGGGCCCAGGACTTCAGACTCCAGAGCCCGGGTCCTTTATCACCACACTATAGGGACAAGAAAGCCtcgtgaatgaatgaatgaatgaatgatggtgGGCGATGTAAGTAGATGCCTGCTGATCACCTGGAGGCAAATCAGCCTCATTCAGGCTTATGTGGGTCAATCTTGCTTTTAACATCTTTTTCAGGATCAGCTACCTTAGTACAGCCCTTGACACCATGatctttttgtttcattgtttctGGCCTCCAGCATCTGCAGAATATAAAAAGGAGATCCTTTAACCAACATGTCTAAGTGCCTTCCTTACCCTAACTCATGGAAGGTGGGAGCCCGAATAGTACTGAGCCCCAAGGATGAAAGTAACTCACTCTCAGCCCTGGTTCTGTGTGATGTTGAGAGTCAGTGTTGGGACCTGTCCGTCCGCAGTGAGGGTCAGTGGTCACGGTGGGGTGAGCAGAGCAGAAGAGCGacagagggaggctggagagatTTTTAGCTCTTCCTTGATTTTAGTTAGATCTTCATAGAGCATTCCTGTAACACCAGACAAAACGAAATTTCAACGTATGTGTAAAAATAGACATGCTCCTAGTTCCCATTTCTCTGGTGCTGTGCATTGTGGGGACCCCCCGCTTCCATCAGTCAGCCTGGACCACCAAGACTCTGCTGCAGTGGGTTTTGCAGAGTGTTTTTCTTGATGCGTGGATGTTGTTAATTTAACTGGattgttttgttcattcattcactcacctgCTCTTTCGTTCACCCAGAAAGTATTTTGGAACACCTGCTCTATGACATGTTCTCCGTCTAATAGGTGTAGATCTGCCTGAACACACGTTCTACATGCCTGGACAATAAGGAAGGGCTACTTGAGTGCTAGATGTAAAAGCTTTATGATTTAAGGGTAATTGACATATTTCTAATTGAACTACTTTTGGGGCAGTTCCCGGAGGAGACCACCTCCTAGCGGGGCCTCGATGGAAGGCTAGGATTTGGATGGATGGAGGTGGGGCTGTGGATTCCAGGTAGAGGGCAGAGGAAGGACTTGGTGGAGGATTCACGGACATCAGGTTGGAAGTAAAAACAAGAGTTATCATTTCTTCAGCCTCTATTTGTATTACAGATGCTTTACAAAgaacattttatttcatcttgtGACTATTATCATCAAGCAAGTGTTATCATCTGGTTGAAAGAAGAGGAAGCAGAGGGTCAGTGAGGAGGCCAGGTCAGGGTTTACACCCAGTCCCAGGTCCCGACAGTTTTTCATCTCCCCGTTCAGGAGCTCTCGGACAGTGGGGACTCAATCACCAGGCTCAGGAGTTTAGTTCTTGGGTTGGTACCCTGGTACTGTTTCCTTGTGAGGATCTGTGGTTCAGAGAGAAGCTGTGATCCCGTAAAAGACCAAGGATGCCAGTTCAGCTGAAGCATGACCTGTCTCTTGTCAGCAAGGGACACCAGAGCCCCTCACCGATCGCATCCTCCTCTATTTCCAGGTCAAGTCCCTGCTGCTGTTGATGCTGGTGTTCCCCGTCTTGGGGGAGGCGGCAGCACGGAAAATACCCAAAGCCGGGAATACTGCCGTTTGCCCCACTCTGGAGGACCACACTGTGAGGGTTGACATCCGCATCCTCAGTCAGAAGCTGGGAGTACCCCTCTCCCATGTCTTCCAGAACCGCTCCAGCTCCCCCTGGGATTACAAGTACGTGCCAAGGAGACTGACCTTCATGCTCTTTTGAAAAATACGTTAATTTGTTCTAACTATAAAGTAGAACATtccaaaaatagagaaaaaatagcCCCcacattcttaaaaacaaaaaccccacttTACCTGGGAGCTGACATCTTCTTGCTGTTTTGGGCTAAGTCCTCCTATGAGGTCTAAGGTCCTACTCTTCTCCTTCCAacctcccatctctgcctttttCTGCTTCATGCAGCCCTGGATTTGGAACTTACAAACTTTCTGTGTTGAAAGACAGGGCTCTTTAAAGCACCTACGTAATTACCTCTGCATGGGGTAAGTGGGAGTCAGAAAAGTCAGTTCAGAGAGATCCACTCCAATGAGACTCCAGTCTTCAAGGAGTGTGGAGAGGAGGGCAGAGCGGAGGAGAAAAGGCAATTTGGGAAGTGGGATCCTAGGCGGGGATGTTCAGGGTACAGTCTTGGGATTTTTGTCTTCCATGGAGGTTCTTAGGATACCAAGaactcatttatcatttatgtgCTGTAAATATAAGCATGAAAACAGAGTCCAGGGACCATCAGAAGTGCTGCTGGGGCCGCCTGCATTGCTTCCCATGGGAGGGGATTGTGTCCAGTGGCCGGTTGGCTGGATTGGCTCTGCTGCCTTTATGCCTCCTGGCAGAGGGAGCTGCTGAGGGAGAAACTGAAAGAAGGCACTGGATTCACAAACCTCTggggttttggttttctttcccaAGCAGCAGGCTTTGTAGACTGTGTATTGGGAGACCTATTGCAAAGTTCAATCTCTAAGGAAAGGATGAATAATGATTATAACAACagtgcaaagaaaataaaagatctaaCACGTTTGGAACGTCAACGTCTTACAGTGTGACGTTGCACATGCGTTTGCATCACTGAGTATCTGCAACAATCCCACGACAATCCCACGGGAGAACTGTACGAGAATCTCCGCTTTATAGTTGCGGGAACCGAGGCGTAGGGAGTTAAGCAGCCGCCAGGGGGCGCCATGTGAGTCCAGGCTGGCTGCTCCCAAGCCAGCGCCGCAGCCCTGAGTTACCGGCACCGCCTCCCTGCAGGTGGGCGCCCAGTGCTGCAAGGCTCCGATTCTTAGTGCATCTTTCCCTTCCCGTCTCACCATCCACTTTTCCCCGCTCCTCCTGCAGCATCACCCGGGACCCCAACCGGTTCCCCTCCGAGATCGCAGAGGCCCAGTGCAGGCACGCGGGTTGCATCAACGCCGAGGGGCAGGAAGACAGCTCCATGAACTCGGTCCCCATCCAGCAAGAGATCCTGGTCCTCCGGAGGGAGTCCCAGGGCTGCACTCGCTCCTTCCGGCTGGAGAAGGTGCGAGTGGCTGTTGGCTGCACCTGCGTCACCCCCATCGTCCGCTACGTGCGTGGCATGAGAGCCGCAGGTCAGCTCAGCTGAAGAAGTCTTAGAGACGCCCCTTCTTACCCAGCTCTCTGCAAAGAGTCCTGTGTGGTTCCCAAATTCTCTCCACTTCCCCGGGGCTCTTCACAAGATCCGCATGGCATCCCCAAAGCTCTGTATTAGATATAGTTGTAACTTCCTGGGGCTTCAGAATCTTAATATGGTCCTAAGATGTTCCAATGTCCCACGCCCCTGAAAAGAGATGGAGGAGGATGCGGGACCCTTGGCCCACTCGGCTTATTGCGCTATGATTACCACCTCCCCGCCATGCATCACTGGGTGGGATACAGTGCCACCTCCGGGGGCTCTGTTTGTAAAACGGGCTTTTGTTCCCCTTGGGTGAAATATAACCGCAATGTAAGTGTGGGAGGGGCTGTGCAGGACGGGGTGGGGCGGGAGGGACAGGGATAAGGACCTAGCACATGTTTACTAAGCCTTTGCTAAATATAGATGAGATTGGCCGGATATTTATATTTGCAAGGAAACTGTCCATGTATTTATGATGTATTGGTTACAGAAAATTCTaggataaaaaataatatatcaaCTACTAATATAATAAAGTATTAATGATTGAAAAATACTTTAGGTGTTTATTTCTGGTCTTAGCTTGTACCCACAGACCTTACCGCCCTAAAGATCATGCAATTCTATACACCTGTCATTAGTTTTTCATATTTCCTCATCAGAGCGCTATTGtcagttatattttattattattactactactgctATTTGTGTGTGGTCCTGGTGATACTATTTTTACCCAACcttattgggatataattgataaataacatggtataagtttaaggtgtacagtgtgaggatttgatatacatatatattacgaAATGATTACcgcaataaggttagttaacacctccatcCCTTCACATagttacttgtgtgtgtgtgtgtggtgagaacatttagggtgtaccctcttagcaaatttcaagcatacactacagtattgttaattagagccaccatgctgtacatcagattcCCAGAATGTATTCATTTTATAATTGAAAGTGTGTACCCTTTATCCaacacctccccacctccccctcctctgacccctggcaatcaccaatctACTCTATTTCAGTGGGTTGGAGAGTTACTTTATCATTCATGGTTCTGGGGGTTTTGTTACATGGAGAGTTAAGGAAAAGGGTACAAACAGAGCTCACCTTCTCTGGTAACTCTTTACTGCTCCATCTTCCtggttacattagtatataaaaTGAACATCTATTGGCCACTATGGTAGTCACCAGAGACAAGAAGAAAAGTAGAAGTAAGAAATGCACACGAGGGGCCTTGGTGTTGGTAGTGGCTGGTCATGAGGGCTGCGGTGGTCACTCTGCACCCAGGGTCCCTGGTTGTCTTTCATGTTTCTTGGGGACACAGGGGCTTCCAGATTCTAGTCTCCCTGCAACTCAAAGGTTTGGTCGTCCCTCTCTTGCCCAGATACATTCCATTTCCTCCTTCCCTGACGCCATACCACGGGCTCCAGGAACATGCCTTCCAGGCCCAGGGAGAGGATGGGGCAGGTTTTCTTCCTTCCACCTGCAGCTTGGTGGCAGGAGCCCATTTAAAACTCTTTAGCGTGGGCAAGTTTTATCTAGTCTGTagatgggggaggggatggggatggTATGGGGGCTCTTCTCTTTGCTTCTGAATCCTTTGCTTATGGAATAAACATTGCAGTTGGTCCTGAAAATGCTCAGCCtcttggaatctaaaaaacattttctcttaTTGCTATCAGCTTCGTAAGTTTGCTGTGAATCCCACAAGTCCATACTGGTGCTCAGATCTGTGCAACAAACCATCCTTTCTCTGTCCATTTTGGCAGTAATAGCCCTACCCTGAGGGTAGTACATATAAAAAACTTCGTGTGAGTGGTAGCAGAAGTATAGAGATAAAGGAAATGGCGGAGGAGAAAAATGACACCTCTGAATGGATCGAGTTATCCTGTTCCACATGGTCACATGTAATTTCAAAACAAGGTGCTAAGTGCTAGGATCAAggtgtgaaattttttttttttagcagaactTTTTTTTAGGTATACTTGGGCCGCAGATATACACATATACGCAAAAAAAAACCTTGTGTTTACAAACTCAATACTTTAAAAAGAGGCGTGGCCCACAGTAGTTTAAAAAGGGTGGGAGTGGAGATGGGGGGGCTTTATCACAGCagtatttaacaaaattcaatgtACATAGTATGTTCTGTATAGCTAATCTTCAACATGAACAAGGTCAGCTTCGTATATttacccttttttcttttcccccgaTTGTACACAAGGGGAGGAGGCTTCTTGGTTTTACAGGCCACGTTTCTCTGAATGTGCTCTCCTTTGATCTTGGTATGTGGCAAGAGTGCGGGCCAGACTGTGATAAAACCAGTGGGCATCTTTCACATCCTGTGGGATTAATTCTACCTGGTTGGTGGATTTAGCTGCAACCCTAGAAGGTTCATTTCTCATGTCAAAGGCAAGGGAATCAGCATCAAACTCAAAGGCAGCTTCATCTTTCTGTTCTTCTGAATACAAGAATGTTCTTCCAACTAATCCTACTACATAACGATGCCTTTTCAAGAGATTAAGTTGATTTTGTTCTTGCTAAGTAAGGTCTTTTTCCGTTTCAGACGCAtctcttttaagtcttttttttttttttttttttttgcctttgaaacATTCTGTAGGGAGTTGGGTCCCACACGGGAAACTTCAGGAGGTTTAAGGTAGTACCAGGCCAAGGGGAGATGGTGGCCCTGTAGAGAGTCTCAGTGCCCTTGGCGATGCAGTCCTCGGACTCCAGGAGCGTGCTGAGGAGAGTGGACTTGCCGGCGTTGGTGGCGCCAACCAAGCAGACGTCGCGGCGGTAGCGCCAGGAGCACGGAGATCAGCTCTTCGACTCCAGAGCCAGTCCTGGCCCTGATGAGCTGCACGTCCCTGAGCACCGTGCGGAACTTGGTCGAAGGATTCGCATTCTCCTCCCCGTCCCAAGGCCGGTCCCTGCTGGGGTGTTGTGGCCTTCGGTAGCCAGGGGGCGGCAAGAGCCTGGCGCGGGCAC
It encodes the following:
- the IL17F gene encoding interleukin-17F yields the protein MGILRAPAMVKSLLLLMLVFPVLGEAAARKIPKAGNTAVCPTLEDHTVRVDIRILSQKLGVPLSHVFQNRSSSPWDYNITRDPNRFPSEIAEAQCRHAGCINAEGQEDSSMNSVPIQQEILVLRRESQGCTRSFRLEKVRVAVGCTCVTPIVRYVRGMRAAGQLS